From a region of the Candidatus Gracilibacteria bacterium genome:
- the tgt gene encoding tRNA guanosine(34) transglycosylase Tgt translates to MFKYTLENTDGFARAGTIETSHGNIKTPVFMPVGTKATVKGISPENLDEMGAQIILNNTYHLYLRPGDEIVKHFGGSHSFQNYYKPILTDSGGFQVFSLGKTREGNSLVKITEDGVHFRSFIDGSKHYFTPEKVMDIQSNIGADIIMAFDECAPGESTREYARAAMNRTHRWAERSKTQWLKNNELRKNSGLHEQALFGIVQGVVFDDLRKESAKFISELDTPGISIGGLSVGESKEDMYRILDVMKETLPDNKPRYLMGVGTPEDLIEGIYRGVDMFDCVLPTRVGRHGLAFGTYGNVRIKNEKHKLSDLKLDDKCPCKVCKSYSRGYIRHLINEDEMYGKSLLSYHNLAFLIEIGNGARIAIQNGEYSKFRNNFWENYSN, encoded by the coding sequence ATGAACCATAGAAACATCACATGGAAATATTAAAACTCCTGTTTTTATGCCAGTAGGTACGAAAGCGACAGTGAAATGAATCTCACCTGAAAACTTGGATGAAATGTGAGCACAAATTATTCTCAATAACACCTATCACTTATACCTCAGACCTTGAGATGAAATAGTGAAGCATTTTGGATGATCACACAGTTTTCAAAACTATTATAAACCTATACTTACTGATAGTGGTTGATTTCAGGTGTTTTCGTTATGAAAAACGAGAGAATGAAATTCTCTCGTTAAAATAACTGAAGATGGCGTACATTTTCGAAGTTTTATAGACGGAAGTAAGCATTATTTCACTCCTGAAAAAGTGATGGATATTCAATCAAATATAGGAGCAGATATTATTATGGCATTTGATGAATGTGCTCCATGAGAAAGCACTCGAGAATATGCTCGGGCTGCCATGAACCGAACTCACAGGTGGGCAGAAAGAAGTAAGACTCAGTGGCTTAAAAATAATGAACTGAGAAAGAATTCTGGATTACATGAACAAGCTCTTTTTTGAATAGTACAATGAGTCGTTTTTGATGATCTACGTAAAGAGTCTGCTAAATTTATATCCGAGCTTGATACTCCTGGTATATCAATAGGATGACTCTCCGTTTGAGAATCAAAAGAAGATATGTACAGAATACTTGATGTGATGAAAGAGACTCTTCCAGATAATAAACCGAGATATTTGATGTGAGTTGGTACACCAGAGGATTTAATCGAGTGAATTTATAGATGAGTAGATATGTTTGATTGTGTCCTCCCTACTCGTGTTGGAAGGCATTGACTTGCGTTTTGAACGTATGGAAACGTACGAATAAAAAATGAAAAACATAAGCTTTCAGATTTGAAACTTGATGACAAGTGTCCGTGTAAAGTATGTAAAAGTTATTCAAGATGATATATCAGACATCTCATAAATGAAGACGAAATGTACTGAAAATCACTCCTTTCGTATCACAATCTCGCATTTTTAATAGAAATAGGAAATGGAGCTAGAATAGCAATCCAAAATTGAGAATACAGCAAATTTAGGAACAATTTTTGGGAAAATTATTCGAATTAA
- a CDS encoding divalent-cation tolerance protein CutA encodes MLLIKTTYPNTPRECKKFIQGIIGGRLAGCVNRINNVKSFYMWEGKITSSSELILLIKTLPEKKEKLLSYIKKNHPYDTPEISILEMESDEKYNEWMNSIIN; translated from the coding sequence ATGCTTCTTATAAAAACTACATATCCAAACACCCCAAGAGAATGTAAAAAATTTATTCAGTGAATAATTGGTGGAAGACTTGCTTGATGCGTCAATAGAATCAATAACGTTAAGTCTTTCTATATGTGGGAGGGAAAAATCACAAGTTCTAGTGAATTAATCTTACTCATAAAAACACTTCCAGAAAAAAAAGAAAAACTACTCAGTTATATCAAAAAAAATCATCCCTATGATACTCCAGAAATTTCCATACTAGAGATGGAAAGCGACGAGAAATACAATGAATGGATGAACAGTATTATTAATTAA
- a CDS encoding high-affinity iron transporter, producing MAIFLVTFRETLEASIIVGLIFSLLQVFGVSFKRKRYIGVGIAAGILGSVIFAFSFQYLFGAFEGNSEKIYEGVLMILGSLFITRFVIWTQHHFHNIGTNVKKISDQFKQSDQLWYLSLLVALSVLREGVETVIFLNALSFSSEKGDIVLAILGIIGALIISVILYISLKKVEIQKLLVFTNIFFIFIAGGLLSHGIIEFQQAGVLPNFINPLYDISGILSEKQGLGSILKAAIHYDANPSLLSFLAYISYMGIVFTLFFKNKKER from the coding sequence TTGGCAATATTTTTAGTTACCTTTCGTGAAACATTAGAAGCTTCCATCATTGTAGGACTTATATTTTCACTGTTACAAGTATTTTGAGTTTCTTTTAAAAGAAAAAGATATATAGGTGTTTGAATTGCAGCTTGAATTTTATGAAGTGTTATTTTTGCATTTTCATTTCAATATCTGTTTTGAGCTTTTGAATGAAACTCTGAAAAAATTTATGAATGAGTACTCATGATACTTTGAAGTTTATTTATTACTCGTTTTGTAATATGGACTCAACATCATTTTCATAATATTTGAACAAATGTAAAAAAAATCTCAGATCAATTCAAGCAGAGTGATCAGTTATGGTATCTCTCTTTATTAGTAGCCTTGAGTGTCCTAAGAGAATGAGTTGAAACAGTGATTTTTCTCAATGCATTGAGTTTTAGTTCAGAAAAATGAGATATAGTATTAGCGATTTTAGGAATTATTTGAGCTTTAATTATTTCCGTCATTTTGTATATAAGCTTAAAGAAAGTAGAGATTCAAAAATTACTCGTTTTCACTAATATATTTTTTATATTTATTGCTTGAGGTCTTTTGTCACACGGGATTATAGAGTTTCAGCAAGCATGAGTATTACCAAATTTTATAAATCCTTTGTATGACATTTCTGGAATTCTTTCTGAAAAGCAATGACTAGGTAGTATTCTTAAAGCAGCTATTCATTATGATGCTAATCCATCACTTCTGTCTTTCTTAGCATATATAAGTTATATGTGAATAGTATTTACCTTATTTTTTAAAAATAAAAAAGAGAGATAA
- a CDS encoding NADP-dependent malic enzyme has protein sequence MSDYSQKSLELHKKLRGKIGTYLKAEINTKDDLSTVYSPGVAEPCLQIAKNKDSVYDYTMKGNTVAVISDGSAVLGLGNIGPEAALPVMEGKCALFKNFAGLNAFPIVLDTQDTEEIIKTIKNIAPVFGGINLEDISAPRCFEIEERLKAELDIPVFHDDQHGTAIVCLAGLINALEIVGKKKEDIKVVINGVGAAGVAITKLLLKYGVKNIVVVDSSGTIYKGREGLNPVKEMLTDLTNTMCILNPDGEGCIKGGLESAVIGTDVFIGVSVPGVLTKEMVQTMNSDAIIFAMANPIPEIMPEDAYEAGAKIVATGRSDYPNQINNVLVFPGIFKGALEKRVNNITDEMKISAAKALASAVENPSPEKIIPGPFEKGIADLIAASIK, from the coding sequence ATGTCAGACTATTCACAAAAATCACTTGAGCTCCATAAAAAGCTGCGATGAAAAATTTGAACCTATTTAAAAGCAGAAATTAATACGAAAGATGATCTCTCAACAGTATACTCTCCTGGAGTAGCAGAGCCATGTCTTCAAATTGCAAAAAATAAGGACAGCGTGTATGACTATACTATGAAAGGAAATACAGTGGCCGTTATTTCTGATGGTTCAGCAGTTCTAGGTCTTTGAAATATAGGCCCAGAAGCAGCCCTTCCTGTTATGGAATGAAAATGTGCACTCTTTAAAAATTTTGCTGGTTTAAATGCATTTCCTATCGTTCTAGATACACAAGACACAGAAGAAATTATAAAAACTATAAAAAACATAGCCCCAGTTTTTGGAGGTATCAATTTAGAAGATATTTCTGCTCCGAGATGTTTTGAAATAGAAGAAAGACTGAAGGCTGAACTTGATATCCCAGTTTTTCATGATGATCAACATGGAACTGCAATTGTGTGTCTCGCGTGACTTATAAATGCACTTGAAATAGTTTGAAAGAAAAAAGAAGACATAAAAGTAGTTATAAACTGAGTATGAGCTGCTTGAGTTGCAATTACAAAACTTCTTCTTAAGTATTGAGTAAAAAATATAGTGGTAGTTGATAGCAGTTGAACTATTTATAAAGGGAGAGAGTGACTTAATCCAGTGAAAGAAATGCTCACTGATTTGACTAATACCATGTGTATTCTCAATCCGGATGGAGAATGATGTATAAAATGATGACTCGAAAGCGCTGTTATATGAACTGATGTATTTATATGAGTTTCTGTTCCTTGAGTTCTCACAAAAGAAATGGTTCAAACTATGAATTCAGATGCTATTATTTTTGCTATGGCTAATCCTATTCCAGAAATTATGCCTGAAGATGCGTATGAAGCATGAGCAAAAATAGTTGCTACCGGAAGAAGTGACTACCCAAATCAAATAAATAATGTATTAGTTTTTCCTGGAATATTTAAATGAGCACTAGAAAAAAGAGTTAATAATATTACAGATGAAATGAAAATTTCAGCAGCGAAGGCACTTGCAAGCGCTGTAGAAAATCC